The DNA sequence GCTCTCGTCCCATTGTTTCTTTTATTTCTTTTTCAAAAAACGGATAATGCAAAACTAAGAATAAATAATCTTCATAATTTTCAAAACGAGGATGATGAATGGGGGGAAGGACGCTTTTTGTTACAAACGGATGTAAGTTAAAATTTCTTTCTAAATACTCTAAATCTTTTTCTGTTGGTGTCATTATATCTATCCAAGTAACTTTTTCAGAGGTAATTTTTTTTCGCATAATTCTTATTATTTATTGAATTATATCTTATTTTTTTGGCCTTTGCCAACTCATAAAATCACATTTTGGATATTCTGAACACCCAAAAAATCTTCTACCCTTTTTCGTCCTTAGTTCTCGAATTTTACCTTTTTTGCATTTAGGACATTCAATATTTATTTCTTCAAAATATGGTTTTGAATATTTACAGTCCGGGAATTTTGAGCAGGAATAAAATTTTCCAAACTTTCCCCATCTTAGAAGAAGAGGAGCGCCACATTCCGGACATTTTTCCTTTGTTTTTTTTGTAAGATCTTTCTTTTTTACTTCTTCTTCTTTTTTTTCTAGGTGTTTTTCAAATGGAGGATAAAACTCTTCAAGCGGTTTTTGCCACCTTATTTTACCCT is a window from the Candidatus Paceibacterota bacterium genome containing:
- a CDS encoding CorA family divalent cation transporter, which encodes MRKKITSEKVTWIDIMTPTEKDLEYLERNFNLHPFVTKSVLPPIHHPRFENYEDYLFLVLHYPFFEKEIKETMGRE